In Flavobacterium sp. GSB-24, the genomic window ATTTGTATATTTTTTGATATTATTTTTGAAATTCAAAATTCATTAAAATGTCACCAGAAGATAAGAAAGAAATAATCAGAGATAATAGAGTTGCTCGCTTATTATGGTTCACACTAGGCTTTTTTGCTGCATTACTTATAACTTGGCATTTAAAGTAGAAGTGTTCTGGGTATTTCTATAGAATATAAAATTGAAAACTGAGACTGAAAACTGAGAACTTACTTCACCCCTTCCCACTCAGCATAAAACTGCGCAAGAAATGTTTCCATAAACTGATGTCTTTCGGCAGCGATTTGTTTTCCTTTTTCGGTATTCATTTTATCTTTTAAAAGTAGAAGCTTTTCGTAGAAATGATTTATTGTTGGAGCATTGTTTTTCTTGTACTCTTCTTTTGTCATATTGGTTACTGGAGCAATTTCAGGATTGTACAAAGCTCTGTTTTTAAATCCGCCATAATTGAATGCCCTTGCAACACCAATTGCACCGATTGCATCTAATCGATCTGCATCCTGAACGATATCCAATTCGACAGAAGAGAATTTCTTTTCGAAATTTCCGCCTTTATAAGAGATATTTTCGATGATATTGACAACATGCGTAATTATATCTTCTGAAACATTTTCTGTCTCTAAAAATGCTCTCGCTGTTTTTGGACCGATAGTTTCATCCCCATTATGAAATTTACTGTCAGCAATATCATGAAGCAAAGCTCCCAGCTGGACAACTGTTAGCTCACAAACGGTATCTTTTGCTATTAAAAGTGCATTTTTATACACGCGTTCGATATGAAACCAATCGTGTCCGCCTTCGGCATCGTTCAGTTTTTCTTTTACGAAAGCAATGGTTTTATTTATTAGTTCAGAAGTATTCATGAATTATATTATTTGAATTTCTCGCAGATCATGCAGATTAAGCAGATTTACGAAAGGTTTGTATTAAATAAAAAATGCTGATTGTTAGAGTTTTGAAAATCTAACCATCAACATTTTTCAATATCAAAATCAATTGCAAAACTCAATTTTAAATATAAAATATAAAATCTGCAATCTAAAATTTACAATCTCGCTGGTTCAACCCATTTAAAGATGTGTGATTCTTGCGGAATAACAATTCTTTCTGATATTCTTGCCATACGAGCTGGTAATTTCATTAAGTAATCGCGTGCTTTCTCAGCCTCATCAGTCAAATTGGTAATTTTATCAATTTCCCATTTGTTCATTAATTTCTGCATAATATCAACATAATCATTTGCAGTATAAACCCCGATACGCTGTGCAGAATCTGAAAACTGCTCAAATGCTGAACTAATTTTTTGTCCAGATTCTCTCAAGAAATGAGCCGGCATAACGATTTTCTGCTTCATCATGTATTGAAAAGCAAGCATCATTTCACTTGGATCAACTTGGAAAATTCTAGTTACAAATTCGCTGTATGCATGATGGTGGCGCATTTCGTCACCTGCAATCATTTTACACATTTTAGACAACTTGTTATCGCCAAATTTCTTTGCGATCTGCGCTACTCTAT contains:
- a CDS encoding HD domain-containing protein gives rise to the protein MNTSELINKTIAFVKEKLNDAEGGHDWFHIERVYKNALLIAKDTVCELTVVQLGALLHDIADSKFHNGDETIGPKTARAFLETENVSEDIITHVVNIIENISYKGGNFEKKFSSVELDIVQDADRLDAIGAIGVARAFNYGGFKNRALYNPEIAPVTNMTKEEYKKNNAPTINHFYEKLLLLKDKMNTEKGKQIAAERHQFMETFLAQFYAEWEGVK